A genomic window from Gambusia affinis linkage group LG16, SWU_Gaff_1.0, whole genome shotgun sequence includes:
- the tonsl gene encoding tonsoku-like protein isoform X1, which yields MSSSREIKQLQRAKSKAQANRNLKEEANICNQLGELLSRTGDYEGAIREHQQELALSEALNDVIGRAVANRKIGECYAETGKIEAALKHQRRHLDLARSVGDHAEEQRALATIGRTFLFRYESDQSKSSLEEAEDAFRKSLAVVDERLGGTVPEREISEMKARLFLNLGLVCDHLGEPKRCSQFIRRSVFIAEKSQLLEDLYRANFNLGNIYFRNGEPSSAVRCLEQAKDCARKMKDKFSESECFHCIGKVQLSLGDFVAARRSLKKALLLGSQQLADKMAVKKAFKYADKGCRLEEELSEDQGSRPDSHQAVELTEQLGDLCCKLGCYSKALDAYRAQLAAAEALGKPDRELAVIHVSLAATHSDLRQHRQAVEHYRKELALRRGNAAEECSTWLNIAAAQEEGGGGGEDVESSYSSAVGCAEASGQAQLQKRALRLWLASRRRRGAAADDALEARLQRLCAAESWDPEGSDGEEEEEEEEMENSEALDDSDVVLSDSADDDLDGYNKMVSGRRKTGRWNKRNEKGETSLHRASIDGDLRQVLYLVEQGHPVNPRDYCGWTPLHEACNHGHHDVVAVLLDRGANINDPGGPLCEGVTPLHDALTCGNFKVARLLVERGAAVTIRNAKGETPMDTLRRWQRTHRRELDEETRQECLCTEKLLRKAAAGGVPAAPAAAKPFEALQDSQLFDAENSEPLLATGGRSSSNQDRSSPRQRPSSGASKRHRARGTEGSVLYGTSSSGSDGSDSDSPVSPLRPVRPRRAIQAAPSQNPSTQEPLSTGSTREAPPPCVFQRDEYHSAIRSLGSAKTLRQALSQPQFSGTPTVSSALVPEDEYLADDWLEDDLGEMQPKKKRRLRMDLNEPRREEAASSSARSPNHLSSESSCRGSLPLGAVSGSSSRGLSQRRNGSLKPHQVKMTQMPGMVRLGTREVSRSNSPSVTDDEDVRPEAPPLLHRPPPAAIAASLPPPIRMRVKVQEDVFLIPVPQSEADSCTVSWLCEQAAQRYYQKCGLLPRLSLQKEGALLSPQDLLLAVLHTNEEVLAEVCSWDLPPLPDRYRKACQSLAVEEDRCVSRLCEVQDGGRSVSLCGLSLAPASLNPLLRALKLQAGLTELRLSGNRLHDNLLPELVATTITMPRLRLLDVSANGITREGLEKAVGALKGQSQPAYAYLEELDLSLNPLGDGVSESLSLLLSSCPLLSRLSLQACRLTARFLQQHRLPLAAALTGLGHLKSVSLSHNALGSTGFELVLKTLPLQTLTHLDLAAIRRGPADHPALEHLAKLLSQGECPLIHLSLAGNGLTDGSVAILARCLPSCPTLRSLDLSGNPSVSWSGLHSILTSVREASRPLTLLNLQGCQVSGPWSSEELDGLSELVQDLRLCSQALNKLDREALRLSWRLQDGGCVNRNARILLSAAAAASS from the exons ATGAGCTCCTCTCGGGAAATTAAAC agctgcagagagcaaaAAGTAAAGCGCAGGCTAACAGGAACCTGAAGGAAGAGGCTAACATCTGCAACCAGCTCGGAGAATTGCTGTCCAGGACTG GAGACTATGAGGGCGCCATTAGGGAACACCAACAGGAGCTGGCGCTCTCCGAAGCGCTGAATGACGTGATTGGACGAGCTGTAGCAAACCGCAAAATAGGAGAATGCTACGCTGAGACGGGAAAAATCGAAGCCGCTTTGAAG CACCAGCGTCGTCACCTGGACCTGGCCCGCTCTGTCGGAGATCATGCAGAGGAGCAGAGGGCGCTGGCCACCATTGGTCGAACCTTCCTGTTCCGGTATGAATCCGACCAATCAAAAAGCAGCTTAGAGGAAGCTGAGGACGCTTTCAGGAAGAGTTTGGCTGTTGTGGATGAACGGCTAGGCG GGACGGTGCCTGAGCGAGAGATCAGTGAGATGAAGGCTCGTCTCTTCCTCAACTTGGGTCTGGTCTGTGATCACCTGGGGGAGCCCAAACGCTGCAGCCAGTTCATCCGACGGAGCGTTTTCATCGCAGA GAAGAGCCAGCTGCTGGAGGATCTGTACCGGGCCAACTTCAACCTGGGCAACATCTACTTCCGCAACGGCGAGCCGTCCAGCGCCGTCCGCTGCCTGGAGCAGGCCAAGGACTGCGCCCGGAAAATGAAGGACAAGTTCAGCGAGAGCGAGTGCTTCCACTGCATCGGCAAG GTTCAGCTTTCTCTGGGCGACTTCGTGGCGGCCCGACGATCTCTGAAGAAAGCTTTGCTTCTCGGCTCGCAGCAGCTGGCCGACAAAATGGCCGTGAAGAAAGCTTTCAAATATG CTGATAAGGGCTGTaggctggaggaggagctgtcGGAGGATCAGGGCAGCAGACCCGACTCTCACCAGGCCGTGGAGCTGACCGAGCAGCTGGGGGACCTGTGCTGCAAACTGGGCTGCTACAGCAAAGCTCTGGACGCTTACCGGGCTCAG CTGGCGGCCGCTGAGGCTCTGGGGAAGCCGGATCGAGAGCTGGCCGTGATCCACGTCTCTCTGGCCGCGACCCACTCCGACCTGCGGCAGCACCGCCAGGCCGTGGAGCACTACAGGAAGGAGCTGGCGCTGCGCCGCGGCAACGCCGCCGAG GAGTGCAGCACGTGGCTGAACATCGCCGCCGCTCAGGAGgagggcggcggcggcggcgagGACGTGGAGAGCAGCTACAGTTCGGCCGTCGGCTGCGCTGAGGCGTCTGGCCAGGCCCAGCTGCAG AAGCGGGCGCTGCGGCTCTGGCTGGCGTCCCGGCGGCGGCGCGGCGCGGCGGCTGATGATGCGTTGGAGGCGCGGCTGCAGCGGCTCTGCGCCGCGGAGAGCTGGGACCCCGAGGGGAGTGacggagaggaggaggaggaagaggaggagatggagaacAGCGAAGCTCTGGATGACAGCGACGTGGTTCTGTCTGATTCGG CAGACGATGATCTGGACGGTTACAACAAGATGGTGTCAGGAAGAAGGAAGACAGGAAGG TGGAACAAGAGGAACGAGAAAGGAGAGACGTCTCTGCACAGAGCGAGCATCGATGGAGACCTGAGGCAGGTCCTCTACCTGGTGGAGCAG ggtCATCCGGTGAATCCCAGGGATTACTGCGGCTGGACGCCGCTGCACGAGGCCTGCAACCACGGTCACCATG ACGTCGTAGCCGTGCTTCTGGACCGCGGCGCTAACATCAACGACCCCGGCGGCCCGCTCTGCGAGGGCGTGACCCCGCTGCACGACGCACTCACCTGCGGAAATTTCAAAGTGGCTCGGCTGCTGGTGGAGCGAGGCGCCGCCGTCACCATCCGAAACGCAAAG GGTGAGACTCCGATGGACACGCTGCGTCGCTGGCAGAGGACGCACAGGAGGGAGCTGGACGAGGAGACCAGGCAGGAATGTCTCTGCACGGAGAAACTGCTGAGGAAGGCggctgcaggaggag TCCCTGCTGCTCCGGCTGCAGCCAAACCCTTTGAGGCCCTGCAGGACAGCCAGCTGTTCGATGCAGAGAACTCAGAGCCCCTCCTGGCCACCGGAGGGCGCTCTTCGTCAAACCAGGACAGATCCAGCCCCAGGCAGCGGCCGAGCAGCGGCGCATCAAAGCGACACAGAGCCAGAGGGACCGAGGGCTCTGTTTTATACGGG ACGTCCAGCAGCGGCTCAGACGGCAGCGACTCCGACAGCCCGGTCAGTCCTCTCCGTCCCGTCCGTCCCAGACGCGCCATCCAAGCCGCTCCGAGTCAGAATCCCTCAACCCAGGAGCCGCTCAGCACCGGGAGCACCAGGGAGGCCCCCCCGCCGTGCGTTTTCCAACGAGACGAGTACCACAGCGCCATCCGCAGCCTGGGCAGCGCCAAAACTCTTCGTCAGGCTCTTTCGCAGCCGCAGTTCTCCGGCACGCCGACCGTTTCGTCCGCTCTGGTTCCGGAGGACGAGTATCTGGCGGACGACTGGTTGGAGGATGATCTGGGTGAGATGCAGCCGAAGAAGAAGAGACGACTTCGAATGGATCTTAACGAGCCGAGACGAGAGGAAGCGGCTTCGTCATCGGCTAGAAGTCCGAATCACCTGAGCTCAGAGTCGTCCTGCAGAG GCTCTCTTCCTCTTGGCGCTGTATCAGGCTCGTCCAGCAGGGGGCTCTCTCAGAGGAGGAACGGCTCGCTGAAGCCTCACCAGGTCAAGATGACTCAGATGCCAGGGATGGTGAGGCTGGGCACACGAGAGGTCAGCAGGTCAAACAGCCCCTCCGTTACAGACGACGAAGACGTGAGGCCTGAAGCTCCTCCACTGCTCCACCGTCCG CCTCCAGCTGCCATAGCAGCATCACTGCCTCCACCCATCAGGATGAGGGTCAAAGTGCAAGAAGATGTCTTCCTCATCCCAGTCCCACAGAG CGAGGCCGACTCCTGCACCGTGTCGTGGCTTTGTGAGCAGGCAGCTCAGCGCTACTACCAGAAATGTGGCCTCCTGCCTCGCCTGTCGCTGCAGAAGGAAGGAGCGCTGCTCTCTCCACAGGACCTGCTGCTGGCTGTGCTGCACACCAACGAGGAG GTTTTGGCTGAGGTTTGCTCCTGGgatctccctcctcttcctgaTCGCTATAGGAAAGCTTGTCAGAGTCTGGCAGTGG AGGAGGACAGATGCGTCTCCCGGCTGTGTGAGGTCCAGGACGGCGGCCGCTCCGTGTCGCTGTGCGGCCTCAGTTTGGCCCCCGCCTCCCTCAACCCTCTGCTTCGCGCCCTCAAGCTCCAAGCCGGCCTCACCGAGCTCCGCCTCTCTGGTAACCGTCTCCATGACAACCTCCTTCCGGAACTGGTCGCCACGACGATCACCATGCCCCGCCTCCGGCTGCTGGACGTTTCGGCCAATGGCATAACGAGGGAGGGGCTGGAGAAGGCTGTGGGGGCGCTGAAGGGACAGAGTCAGCCTGCATACGCG TACCTGGAGGAGCTCGATCTGAGCCTGAACCCGCTCGGAGACGGCGTGTCCGAGTCTCTGTCCCTCCTGCTGTCCAGCTGTCCTCTGCTGTCCAGGTTGTCTCTGCAGGCGTGTCGGCTCACGGCCCGCTTCCTTCAGCAGCACCGCCTGCCGCTGGCCGCCGCGCTGACGG GACTGGGCCACCTGAAGTCAGTGTCTCTGTCCCACAATGCACTGGGCTCCACTGGCTTTGAGCTGGTTCTGAAGACTCTGCCCCTGCAGACGCTCACTCATCTGGACCTGGCCGCCATCCGCAGGGGTCCAGCTGATCACCCGGCGCTGGAACACCTGGCCAAACTCCTGTCCCAG GGCGAGTGTCCTTTGATCCACCTGAGTCTGGCAGGAAATGGACTGACGGACGGCAGCGTCGCCATCTTGGCCAG GTGTCTGCCTTCATGTCCAACCCTGAGGAGTCTGGACCTGTCAGGAAACCCGTCCGTTTCCTGGTCGGGCCTCCACAGCATCCTGACGTCCGTCCGAGAGGCTTCTCGACCTCTGACCCTTCTCAACCTGCAAG GTTGCCAGGTTTCTGGTCCTTGGAGCAGCGAAGAGCTGGACGGTTTGTCTGAACTGGTGCAGGATCTCCGGCTTTGTTCCCAGGCGTTGAACAAGCTGGACAGAGAAGCGCTGAGGCTCAGCTGGCGACTCCAAGATGGAGGCTGTGTGAACCGAAACGCCCGGATTCtgctttctgcagcagcagcggcgtCATCATGA
- the tonsl gene encoding tonsoku-like protein isoform X2: MSSSREIKQLQRAKSKAQANRNLKEEANICNQLGELLSRTGDYEGAIREHQQELALSEALNDVIGRAVANRKIGECYAETGKIEAALKHQRRHLDLARSVGDHAEEQRALATIGRTFLFRYESDQSKSSLEEAEDAFRKSLAVVDERLGGTVPEREISEMKARLFLNLGLVCDHLGEPKRCSQFIRRSVFIAEKSQLLEDLYRANFNLGNIYFRNGEPSSAVRCLEQAKDCARKMKDKFSESECFHCIGKVQLSLGDFVAARRSLKKALLLGSQQLADKMAVKKAFKYADKGCRLEEELSEDQGSRPDSHQAVELTEQLGDLCCKLGCYSKALDAYRAQLAAAEALGKPDRELAVIHVSLAATHSDLRQHRQAVEHYRKELALRRGNAAEECSTWLNIAAAQEEGGGGGEDVESSYSSAVGCAEASGQAQLQKRALRLWLASRRRRGAAADDALEARLQRLCAAESWDPEGSDGEEEEEEEEMENSEALDDSDVVLSDSDDDLDGYNKMVSGRRKTGRWNKRNEKGETSLHRASIDGDLRQVLYLVEQGHPVNPRDYCGWTPLHEACNHGHHDVVAVLLDRGANINDPGGPLCEGVTPLHDALTCGNFKVARLLVERGAAVTIRNAKGETPMDTLRRWQRTHRRELDEETRQECLCTEKLLRKAAAGGVPAAPAAAKPFEALQDSQLFDAENSEPLLATGGRSSSNQDRSSPRQRPSSGASKRHRARGTEGSVLYGTSSSGSDGSDSDSPVSPLRPVRPRRAIQAAPSQNPSTQEPLSTGSTREAPPPCVFQRDEYHSAIRSLGSAKTLRQALSQPQFSGTPTVSSALVPEDEYLADDWLEDDLGEMQPKKKRRLRMDLNEPRREEAASSSARSPNHLSSESSCRGSLPLGAVSGSSSRGLSQRRNGSLKPHQVKMTQMPGMVRLGTREVSRSNSPSVTDDEDVRPEAPPLLHRPPPAAIAASLPPPIRMRVKVQEDVFLIPVPQSEADSCTVSWLCEQAAQRYYQKCGLLPRLSLQKEGALLSPQDLLLAVLHTNEEVLAEVCSWDLPPLPDRYRKACQSLAVEEDRCVSRLCEVQDGGRSVSLCGLSLAPASLNPLLRALKLQAGLTELRLSGNRLHDNLLPELVATTITMPRLRLLDVSANGITREGLEKAVGALKGQSQPAYAYLEELDLSLNPLGDGVSESLSLLLSSCPLLSRLSLQACRLTARFLQQHRLPLAAALTGLGHLKSVSLSHNALGSTGFELVLKTLPLQTLTHLDLAAIRRGPADHPALEHLAKLLSQGECPLIHLSLAGNGLTDGSVAILARCLPSCPTLRSLDLSGNPSVSWSGLHSILTSVREASRPLTLLNLQGCQVSGPWSSEELDGLSELVQDLRLCSQALNKLDREALRLSWRLQDGGCVNRNARILLSAAAAASS; this comes from the exons ATGAGCTCCTCTCGGGAAATTAAAC agctgcagagagcaaaAAGTAAAGCGCAGGCTAACAGGAACCTGAAGGAAGAGGCTAACATCTGCAACCAGCTCGGAGAATTGCTGTCCAGGACTG GAGACTATGAGGGCGCCATTAGGGAACACCAACAGGAGCTGGCGCTCTCCGAAGCGCTGAATGACGTGATTGGACGAGCTGTAGCAAACCGCAAAATAGGAGAATGCTACGCTGAGACGGGAAAAATCGAAGCCGCTTTGAAG CACCAGCGTCGTCACCTGGACCTGGCCCGCTCTGTCGGAGATCATGCAGAGGAGCAGAGGGCGCTGGCCACCATTGGTCGAACCTTCCTGTTCCGGTATGAATCCGACCAATCAAAAAGCAGCTTAGAGGAAGCTGAGGACGCTTTCAGGAAGAGTTTGGCTGTTGTGGATGAACGGCTAGGCG GGACGGTGCCTGAGCGAGAGATCAGTGAGATGAAGGCTCGTCTCTTCCTCAACTTGGGTCTGGTCTGTGATCACCTGGGGGAGCCCAAACGCTGCAGCCAGTTCATCCGACGGAGCGTTTTCATCGCAGA GAAGAGCCAGCTGCTGGAGGATCTGTACCGGGCCAACTTCAACCTGGGCAACATCTACTTCCGCAACGGCGAGCCGTCCAGCGCCGTCCGCTGCCTGGAGCAGGCCAAGGACTGCGCCCGGAAAATGAAGGACAAGTTCAGCGAGAGCGAGTGCTTCCACTGCATCGGCAAG GTTCAGCTTTCTCTGGGCGACTTCGTGGCGGCCCGACGATCTCTGAAGAAAGCTTTGCTTCTCGGCTCGCAGCAGCTGGCCGACAAAATGGCCGTGAAGAAAGCTTTCAAATATG CTGATAAGGGCTGTaggctggaggaggagctgtcGGAGGATCAGGGCAGCAGACCCGACTCTCACCAGGCCGTGGAGCTGACCGAGCAGCTGGGGGACCTGTGCTGCAAACTGGGCTGCTACAGCAAAGCTCTGGACGCTTACCGGGCTCAG CTGGCGGCCGCTGAGGCTCTGGGGAAGCCGGATCGAGAGCTGGCCGTGATCCACGTCTCTCTGGCCGCGACCCACTCCGACCTGCGGCAGCACCGCCAGGCCGTGGAGCACTACAGGAAGGAGCTGGCGCTGCGCCGCGGCAACGCCGCCGAG GAGTGCAGCACGTGGCTGAACATCGCCGCCGCTCAGGAGgagggcggcggcggcggcgagGACGTGGAGAGCAGCTACAGTTCGGCCGTCGGCTGCGCTGAGGCGTCTGGCCAGGCCCAGCTGCAG AAGCGGGCGCTGCGGCTCTGGCTGGCGTCCCGGCGGCGGCGCGGCGCGGCGGCTGATGATGCGTTGGAGGCGCGGCTGCAGCGGCTCTGCGCCGCGGAGAGCTGGGACCCCGAGGGGAGTGacggagaggaggaggaggaagaggaggagatggagaacAGCGAAGCTCTGGATGACAGCGACGTGGTTCTGTCTGATTCGG ACGATGATCTGGACGGTTACAACAAGATGGTGTCAGGAAGAAGGAAGACAGGAAGG TGGAACAAGAGGAACGAGAAAGGAGAGACGTCTCTGCACAGAGCGAGCATCGATGGAGACCTGAGGCAGGTCCTCTACCTGGTGGAGCAG ggtCATCCGGTGAATCCCAGGGATTACTGCGGCTGGACGCCGCTGCACGAGGCCTGCAACCACGGTCACCATG ACGTCGTAGCCGTGCTTCTGGACCGCGGCGCTAACATCAACGACCCCGGCGGCCCGCTCTGCGAGGGCGTGACCCCGCTGCACGACGCACTCACCTGCGGAAATTTCAAAGTGGCTCGGCTGCTGGTGGAGCGAGGCGCCGCCGTCACCATCCGAAACGCAAAG GGTGAGACTCCGATGGACACGCTGCGTCGCTGGCAGAGGACGCACAGGAGGGAGCTGGACGAGGAGACCAGGCAGGAATGTCTCTGCACGGAGAAACTGCTGAGGAAGGCggctgcaggaggag TCCCTGCTGCTCCGGCTGCAGCCAAACCCTTTGAGGCCCTGCAGGACAGCCAGCTGTTCGATGCAGAGAACTCAGAGCCCCTCCTGGCCACCGGAGGGCGCTCTTCGTCAAACCAGGACAGATCCAGCCCCAGGCAGCGGCCGAGCAGCGGCGCATCAAAGCGACACAGAGCCAGAGGGACCGAGGGCTCTGTTTTATACGGG ACGTCCAGCAGCGGCTCAGACGGCAGCGACTCCGACAGCCCGGTCAGTCCTCTCCGTCCCGTCCGTCCCAGACGCGCCATCCAAGCCGCTCCGAGTCAGAATCCCTCAACCCAGGAGCCGCTCAGCACCGGGAGCACCAGGGAGGCCCCCCCGCCGTGCGTTTTCCAACGAGACGAGTACCACAGCGCCATCCGCAGCCTGGGCAGCGCCAAAACTCTTCGTCAGGCTCTTTCGCAGCCGCAGTTCTCCGGCACGCCGACCGTTTCGTCCGCTCTGGTTCCGGAGGACGAGTATCTGGCGGACGACTGGTTGGAGGATGATCTGGGTGAGATGCAGCCGAAGAAGAAGAGACGACTTCGAATGGATCTTAACGAGCCGAGACGAGAGGAAGCGGCTTCGTCATCGGCTAGAAGTCCGAATCACCTGAGCTCAGAGTCGTCCTGCAGAG GCTCTCTTCCTCTTGGCGCTGTATCAGGCTCGTCCAGCAGGGGGCTCTCTCAGAGGAGGAACGGCTCGCTGAAGCCTCACCAGGTCAAGATGACTCAGATGCCAGGGATGGTGAGGCTGGGCACACGAGAGGTCAGCAGGTCAAACAGCCCCTCCGTTACAGACGACGAAGACGTGAGGCCTGAAGCTCCTCCACTGCTCCACCGTCCG CCTCCAGCTGCCATAGCAGCATCACTGCCTCCACCCATCAGGATGAGGGTCAAAGTGCAAGAAGATGTCTTCCTCATCCCAGTCCCACAGAG CGAGGCCGACTCCTGCACCGTGTCGTGGCTTTGTGAGCAGGCAGCTCAGCGCTACTACCAGAAATGTGGCCTCCTGCCTCGCCTGTCGCTGCAGAAGGAAGGAGCGCTGCTCTCTCCACAGGACCTGCTGCTGGCTGTGCTGCACACCAACGAGGAG GTTTTGGCTGAGGTTTGCTCCTGGgatctccctcctcttcctgaTCGCTATAGGAAAGCTTGTCAGAGTCTGGCAGTGG AGGAGGACAGATGCGTCTCCCGGCTGTGTGAGGTCCAGGACGGCGGCCGCTCCGTGTCGCTGTGCGGCCTCAGTTTGGCCCCCGCCTCCCTCAACCCTCTGCTTCGCGCCCTCAAGCTCCAAGCCGGCCTCACCGAGCTCCGCCTCTCTGGTAACCGTCTCCATGACAACCTCCTTCCGGAACTGGTCGCCACGACGATCACCATGCCCCGCCTCCGGCTGCTGGACGTTTCGGCCAATGGCATAACGAGGGAGGGGCTGGAGAAGGCTGTGGGGGCGCTGAAGGGACAGAGTCAGCCTGCATACGCG TACCTGGAGGAGCTCGATCTGAGCCTGAACCCGCTCGGAGACGGCGTGTCCGAGTCTCTGTCCCTCCTGCTGTCCAGCTGTCCTCTGCTGTCCAGGTTGTCTCTGCAGGCGTGTCGGCTCACGGCCCGCTTCCTTCAGCAGCACCGCCTGCCGCTGGCCGCCGCGCTGACGG GACTGGGCCACCTGAAGTCAGTGTCTCTGTCCCACAATGCACTGGGCTCCACTGGCTTTGAGCTGGTTCTGAAGACTCTGCCCCTGCAGACGCTCACTCATCTGGACCTGGCCGCCATCCGCAGGGGTCCAGCTGATCACCCGGCGCTGGAACACCTGGCCAAACTCCTGTCCCAG GGCGAGTGTCCTTTGATCCACCTGAGTCTGGCAGGAAATGGACTGACGGACGGCAGCGTCGCCATCTTGGCCAG GTGTCTGCCTTCATGTCCAACCCTGAGGAGTCTGGACCTGTCAGGAAACCCGTCCGTTTCCTGGTCGGGCCTCCACAGCATCCTGACGTCCGTCCGAGAGGCTTCTCGACCTCTGACCCTTCTCAACCTGCAAG GTTGCCAGGTTTCTGGTCCTTGGAGCAGCGAAGAGCTGGACGGTTTGTCTGAACTGGTGCAGGATCTCCGGCTTTGTTCCCAGGCGTTGAACAAGCTGGACAGAGAAGCGCTGAGGCTCAGCTGGCGACTCCAAGATGGAGGCTGTGTGAACCGAAACGCCCGGATTCtgctttctgcagcagcagcggcgtCATCATGA
- the nkl.4 gene encoding NK-lysin tandem duplicate 4 isoform X1, which translates to MENRSFLLCIVLACSIWMIQGRSVKIRMDDDELGEPDVQGLPGMCWGCKWALNKLKKELGSNSTAEAIKAKLRSVCDGIGLLKSQCRKFINGNLGILIEELTTTDDVRTICVNLRACKPKDLEMIFDSIKQESLRIEINDVN; encoded by the exons ATGGAGAACCGTTCATTCCTCCTGTGCATCGTTCTGGCATGTTCAA TCTGGATGATCCAGGGAAGAAGCGTAAAGATCAGGATGGATGATGATGAGCTGGGAGAACCTGATGTACAAGGG CTTCCAGGGATGTGCTGGGGATGCAAATGGGCTTTGAACAAGTTGAAAAAAGAACTTGGCTCAAACTCCACTGCGGAG GCCATTAAAGCAAAACTGAGATCCGTCTGCGATGGGATTGGATTACTAAAGTCACAGTGCCGTAAGTTTATTAACGGTAACCTTGGAATCCTGATTGAGGAGCTGACGACCACTGATGACGTCAGAACGATTTGCGTCAACCTGAGAGCGTGCAA gcCGAAGGATCTGGAGATGATCTTCGATTCAATCAAACAGGAATCGCTACGCATCGAGATCAATGACGTCAACTGA
- the nkl.4 gene encoding NK-lysin tandem duplicate 4 isoform X2, which produces MIQGRSVKIRMDDDELGEPDVQGLPGMCWGCKWALNKLKKELGSNSTAEAIKAKLRSVCDGIGLLKSQCRKFINGNLGILIEELTTTDDVRTICVNLRACKPKDLEMIFDSIKQESLRIEINDVN; this is translated from the exons ATGATCCAGGGAAGAAGCGTAAAGATCAGGATGGATGATGATGAGCTGGGAGAACCTGATGTACAAGGG CTTCCAGGGATGTGCTGGGGATGCAAATGGGCTTTGAACAAGTTGAAAAAAGAACTTGGCTCAAACTCCACTGCGGAG GCCATTAAAGCAAAACTGAGATCCGTCTGCGATGGGATTGGATTACTAAAGTCACAGTGCCGTAAGTTTATTAACGGTAACCTTGGAATCCTGATTGAGGAGCTGACGACCACTGATGACGTCAGAACGATTTGCGTCAACCTGAGAGCGTGCAA gcCGAAGGATCTGGAGATGATCTTCGATTCAATCAAACAGGAATCGCTACGCATCGAGATCAATGACGTCAACTGA